One Leucobacter muris DNA segment encodes these proteins:
- a CDS encoding efflux RND transporter permease subunit, protein MHLLTALSLKNRALIALVTIVAAVFGLIGVGSLKQELMPSVQFPAIAVVTTYPGASPEVVNNDVSGPIETALRSVPQLETSTATSSTGASMVVAQFTYGVDITATEQKVERAISRISQLLPEAADTQVMSGSIDDFPVIQIAVAPAEGETPEEAAQLIERVAIPELSDIDGVRDAQLSGAREERVTIAPSAEALAANGLSSQTIADALQQSGVLMAAGTVTDGDRTLAVQAGTELASVEDIAAIPLPGTGAFSDPSSFDDEAPPAPLTLGDVAEVRLEPGPEQSISRINGAPALTIGVTKMSAANTVDVSHAVQQKLDELQDQLGGEQLSVVFDQAPYVEQSIHTLTTEGLLGLVFAVLVILVFLMSVRATLVTAISIPTSVLLTFVGLNFAEYTLNMLTLGALTISIGRVVDDSIVVIENIKRHLAPGVDRTKTIIEAVREVAGAITASTITTVAVFLPMAFVDGMVGELFRPFAFTVTIALAASLLVSLTIVPVLAYWFLRPDRKKRGADADGVAEAPAAAPAAAAADAPAQQPVAAEPLTALQRGYRPVIDWTLKRPAATLLTAVLVFGLTIALTPFMKTNFMGDDEQNSIGLVQTLAPGTSLEAQLAQVERVEGALAELADIDTVQVTIGSGGGMGAIFGGGGDGAVSYSITTDSDADQARVQDDIRAAVDGLDDAGEFSLGQSGGGVTMSSAIEVNVSAPDQQTLAEASDAMLAELEQQPGLRQVESDLGASRPFLQVAVDRTAAATAGLTEAAVAAQIAQQMQPRQIGQITLDADNVSIYLTDGVAAVDQAGVAALPIMTALGPRTLDTLATIQVADGPVTVRTEDGVRMVTVSALPEGDDLTVASAAVNTALEAVDLPAGATATVGGVMSQQAEAFEQLGLALLAAILIVYVVMVATFRSLLQPLLLLVSVPFAATGAILLLIATGIPLGVASLIGVLMLVGIVVTNAIVLIDLVNQYRDRGDSLHDAVVHGSLQRLRPIVMTALATILALTPMALGITGKGGFISQLLAVVVIGGLLSSTVLTLIVLPTLYYAVERRREGGAGRAARRRGDGGGAGGRGSVRAPWRRGPRRSPQAGAEASVSAGPEALAFAGAVGAVGTVGVLGADTTRETTTGYPAESPGELLDRFAGDRDPDPAAEPEHPRAPEAVDPETVDAGPARDAHRAADGIDPEATGETPAGALPALEEQSDGGAHVTDPEPAHGARDADELATPEPVPAPVAAQADPATQRAILSELMRVGLSAPELTDRDGSETDETDETAGTDAEGEVGPATAQMSLALADLGFTGEDNPLETGDGPVDDEAPERAVAEADRETGSEPEPEPEIEAEPELEGESDHEVGDDDLEQTVPRHAGAGLDVEDIESAEAADEVTPLVLPGDPGEHSEPEPEPEPRAGVAPEFDAGDEPSRGDARDAPPAAPPVTGELDWEQLMWEATQEVEAAEQRAGADAETENTRALASEPGSDEGKQPEDESGR, encoded by the coding sequence ATGCACCTTCTCACGGCGCTCAGCCTGAAGAACCGCGCGTTGATCGCGCTCGTCACCATCGTCGCCGCGGTTTTCGGCCTCATCGGCGTGGGATCGCTCAAGCAGGAGCTGATGCCATCCGTCCAGTTCCCCGCGATCGCGGTGGTGACCACCTACCCCGGCGCCTCTCCCGAGGTCGTCAACAACGACGTCTCCGGCCCCATCGAGACGGCTCTGCGCAGCGTGCCGCAGCTCGAGACCTCGACCGCGACGTCGAGCACGGGCGCTTCCATGGTCGTCGCGCAGTTCACCTACGGCGTCGACATCACCGCGACCGAGCAGAAGGTGGAGCGCGCGATCAGCCGCATCTCGCAGCTGCTGCCGGAGGCCGCCGATACGCAGGTGATGTCGGGCAGCATCGACGACTTCCCCGTGATCCAGATCGCCGTCGCCCCGGCCGAGGGGGAGACGCCGGAGGAAGCGGCGCAGCTCATCGAGCGCGTGGCGATCCCCGAGCTGAGCGACATCGACGGGGTGCGCGACGCGCAGCTCTCGGGCGCCCGCGAGGAGCGGGTCACGATCGCCCCCTCGGCCGAGGCCCTCGCCGCGAACGGGCTCTCGTCGCAGACCATCGCCGACGCGCTGCAGCAGAGCGGCGTGCTCATGGCGGCCGGCACCGTCACCGACGGGGACCGCACGCTCGCGGTGCAGGCGGGAACGGAGCTCGCCTCGGTCGAGGACATCGCGGCGATCCCGCTGCCGGGCACCGGCGCGTTCAGCGATCCCTCCTCCTTCGACGACGAGGCCCCGCCCGCGCCCCTCACCCTCGGCGACGTCGCCGAGGTGCGCCTCGAGCCGGGCCCCGAGCAGAGCATCTCGCGCATCAACGGCGCGCCCGCCCTCACGATCGGCGTCACCAAGATGTCGGCCGCGAACACCGTGGACGTGTCGCACGCGGTGCAGCAGAAGCTCGACGAACTGCAGGATCAGCTCGGCGGCGAGCAGCTCTCGGTCGTGTTCGATCAGGCGCCGTACGTCGAGCAGTCGATCCACACGCTCACCACCGAGGGCCTGCTCGGCCTGGTGTTCGCCGTACTCGTGATCCTCGTGTTCCTGATGTCGGTGCGGGCGACGCTCGTCACCGCGATCTCGATCCCGACCTCGGTGCTGCTCACCTTCGTGGGGCTCAACTTCGCCGAGTACACGCTCAACATGCTCACGCTGGGCGCGCTCACCATCTCGATCGGCCGCGTCGTCGACGACTCGATCGTGGTCATCGAGAACATCAAGCGGCACCTCGCCCCGGGCGTCGACCGCACGAAGACCATCATCGAGGCGGTGCGCGAGGTCGCCGGCGCGATCACGGCGTCGACGATCACGACCGTCGCGGTGTTCCTGCCGATGGCGTTCGTCGACGGCATGGTGGGCGAGCTGTTCCGCCCGTTCGCGTTCACGGTGACGATCGCGCTCGCCGCATCGCTGCTCGTCTCGCTCACGATCGTGCCGGTGCTCGCCTACTGGTTCCTGAGGCCGGATCGGAAGAAGCGGGGCGCAGACGCGGACGGTGTCGCCGAGGCGCCCGCAGCCGCTCCCGCCGCGGCTGCCGCGGACGCGCCGGCTCAGCAGCCGGTCGCAGCGGAGCCGCTCACGGCCCTGCAGCGGGGGTACCGACCGGTCATCGACTGGACGCTCAAACGCCCCGCGGCGACGCTGCTCACCGCGGTGCTCGTCTTCGGTCTCACGATCGCGCTCACCCCGTTCATGAAGACGAACTTCATGGGTGACGACGAGCAGAACTCGATCGGCCTCGTGCAGACGCTCGCGCCCGGCACCAGCCTCGAAGCCCAGCTCGCTCAGGTCGAGCGCGTCGAGGGCGCGCTCGCCGAGCTCGCCGACATCGACACCGTGCAGGTGACCATCGGCAGCGGCGGCGGCATGGGCGCGATCTTCGGAGGCGGCGGCGACGGAGCGGTCAGCTACTCGATCACCACCGACTCCGACGCCGACCAGGCCAGGGTTCAGGACGACATCCGCGCGGCCGTCGACGGCCTCGACGACGCGGGCGAGTTCTCGCTCGGCCAGTCGGGCGGCGGCGTGACCATGTCGAGCGCCATCGAGGTCAACGTGTCGGCCCCCGATCAGCAGACCCTCGCAGAAGCGAGCGACGCGATGCTCGCCGAACTCGAGCAGCAGCCCGGCCTGCGGCAGGTCGAGAGCGACCTCGGCGCCTCGCGCCCCTTCTTGCAGGTGGCGGTCGACCGCACCGCCGCGGCCACGGCGGGCCTCACCGAGGCCGCCGTCGCCGCCCAGATCGCGCAGCAGATGCAGCCGCGCCAGATCGGCCAGATCACCCTGGACGCCGACAACGTCTCGATCTACCTGACCGACGGCGTCGCAGCCGTCGACCAGGCCGGGGTCGCAGCGCTGCCCATCATGACGGCGCTCGGTCCGCGAACGCTCGACACCCTCGCCACGATCCAGGTCGCGGACGGCCCCGTGACCGTGCGCACCGAGGACGGCGTGCGCATGGTGACCGTCTCCGCGCTGCCCGAGGGCGACGACCTGACCGTCGCGAGCGCCGCCGTGAACACCGCCCTCGAAGCGGTCGACCTGCCCGCCGGCGCCACCGCCACGGTCGGCGGCGTGATGTCGCAGCAGGCCGAGGCCTTCGAACAGCTGGGACTCGCCCTGCTCGCCGCGATCCTCATCGTCTACGTGGTGATGGTGGCGACCTTCCGCAGCCTGCTGCAGCCGCTGCTGCTGCTCGTGTCGGTGCCGTTCGCCGCGACCGGCGCGATCCTGCTGCTCATCGCGACCGGCATCCCGCTCGGCGTCGCGTCGCTGATCGGCGTGCTCATGCTCGTCGGCATCGTCGTGACGAACGCGATCGTGCTTATCGACCTCGTCAACCAGTACCGCGACCGCGGCGACTCGCTGCACGACGCCGTCGTGCACGGCTCCCTGCAGCGTCTGCGCCCCATCGTGATGACGGCGCTCGCGACCATTCTCGCGCTCACGCCGATGGCGCTCGGGATCACGGGCAAGGGCGGGTTCATCTCTCAGCTCCTCGCGGTCGTCGTGATCGGCGGCCTGCTGTCGTCGACCGTGCTCACGCTCATCGTGCTGCCCACGCTGTACTACGCGGTAGAGCGTCGTCGTGAGGGCGGAGCCGGGCGCGCGGCTCGGCGCCGCGGGGACGGCGGAGGGGCCGGAGGTCGCGGGAGCGTCCGTGCGCCGTGGCGGCGCGGCCCGAGGCGCAGCCCGCAGGCCGGCGCCGAGGCATCCGTGTCGGCCGGCCCCGAGGCGCTCGCCTTCGCCGGAGCCGTCGGCGCGGTGGGCACCGTGGGCGTGCTCGGCGCCGACACCACGCGCGAGACGACGACGGGCTACCCCGCGGAGTCGCCCGGCGAACTCCTCGACCGGTTCGCGGGCGACAGGGATCCCGACCCGGCTGCTGAGCCGGAGCACCCGCGTGCCCCGGAGGCCGTCGATCCCGAGACCGTGGATGCCGGGCCCGCCCGCGACGCGCATCGCGCAGCCGACGGCATCGATCCCGAGGCGACGGGGGAGACCCCGGCCGGTGCGCTCCCCGCCCTCGAGGAGCAGTCCGACGGCGGCGCGCATGTGACCGATCCCGAGCCTGCACACGGTGCTCGCGACGCCGACGAGCTCGCGACGCCCGAGCCGGTGCCGGCGCCCGTCGCCGCGCAGGCCGATCCCGCTACGCAGCGTGCGATCCTCAGCGAGCTCATGCGGGTGGGACTCTCGGCCCCCGAGTTGACCGATCGTGATGGCTCAGAGACGGACGAGACGGACGAGACGGCCGGGACCGATGCGGAGGGCGAAGTGGGTCCGGCGACCGCGCAGATGTCGCTCGCGCTCGCCGACCTCGGATTCACCGGCGAGGACAACCCTCTAGAGACGGGTGACGGACCTGTCGACGACGAGGCGCCCGAGCGGGCGGTAGCGGAAGCCGATCGCGAGACCGGATCCGAACCCGAACCCGAACCCGAGATCGAAGCGGAGCCCGAGCTCGAGGGCGAGTCCGATCACGAGGTCGGCGATGACGACCTCGAGCAGACGGTGCCGCGGCACGCGGGCGCCGGGCTCGATGTCGAGGACATCGAAAGCGCCGAGGCCGCCGACGAGGTGACGCCGCTCGTGCTGCCGGGGGATCCCGGGGAGCATTCCGAGCCCGAGCCCGAGCCCGAGCCGCGGGCCGGTGTCGCCCCCGAGTTCGATGCCGGGGACGAGCCGAGCCGAGGCGACGCCCGCGACGCGCCTCCCGCGGCACCTCCCGTGACCGGCGAGCTCGACTGGGAGCAGCTCATGTGGGAGGCCACGCAGGAGGTCGAGGCCGCCGAGCAGCGCGCCGGGGCCGACGCCGAAACCGAGAACACCCGCGCCCTCGCGTCGGAACCGGGCAGCGACGAGGGCAAGCAGCCCGAAGACGAGAGCGGGCGATAG
- a CDS encoding DEAD/DEAH box helicase, whose product MREDRSDRAARAAGSGGAGREGAPGPGERRDQARVYAFGAVGQAERVAGGPRPAEPPVLERLDARLITAADAEGVAFGDLGLGPNIVRVLAELGAEQPFPIQAATIPDAIAGRDVLGRARTGSGKTIAFGAAVVERLLKLKAEGAFAGDGAASRDRLRRGERQGAPKRPPRNPKALILAPTRELALQIDRTVQPIARSVGFFTAQLVGGVPLDPQMHALERGVDIVIGTPGRVRDLVNRRKLDLREVLVSVIDEADHMCELGFLEPVQRVLRDTVRGGQRLLFSATLDSGVSDLVSEFLRDPAVHEVGGEAVSEAEHRVLIVLREHKDRVLVELASRPGRIMVFCRTRAYAERLAEMLDEAGLRVTALHGNLSQARRERNLERFASGKASVLVATDVAARGLHVDDVDLVVQADPPDDYKTYLHRAGRTARAGRDGLVLTVIPRTRQKRTRELLGQAEIVPASFGDHEPGDDPTTP is encoded by the coding sequence GTGCGCGAGGACCGTTCCGACCGCGCGGCTCGCGCGGCGGGCTCGGGCGGGGCGGGGCGCGAGGGAGCTCCGGGCCCCGGCGAACGGCGCGATCAGGCGCGCGTCTACGCGTTCGGAGCCGTTGGACAGGCCGAGCGGGTGGCGGGCGGACCCCGCCCCGCCGAGCCCCCCGTGCTCGAGCGGCTCGACGCCCGCCTCATCACCGCCGCCGACGCGGAGGGCGTCGCCTTCGGAGACCTCGGCCTCGGGCCGAACATCGTGCGCGTGCTCGCCGAGCTCGGCGCCGAGCAGCCGTTCCCCATCCAGGCCGCGACGATCCCCGACGCGATCGCCGGTCGCGACGTGCTCGGCCGGGCCCGCACCGGATCTGGCAAGACCATCGCGTTCGGCGCCGCCGTGGTCGAGCGGCTGCTGAAACTGAAGGCGGAGGGCGCCTTCGCGGGCGACGGCGCCGCCTCGCGCGATCGACTCCGCCGCGGTGAGCGTCAGGGGGCGCCGAAGCGGCCTCCCCGCAACCCGAAGGCCCTGATCCTCGCCCCCACGAGGGAGCTCGCCCTGCAGATCGACCGCACGGTGCAGCCGATCGCCCGCTCCGTCGGATTCTTCACCGCGCAGCTGGTGGGCGGCGTTCCCCTCGACCCCCAGATGCACGCGCTCGAGCGCGGCGTCGACATCGTGATCGGCACGCCCGGGCGCGTGCGCGACCTCGTGAACCGCCGCAAGCTCGACCTGCGCGAGGTGCTCGTCTCGGTGATCGACGAGGCCGACCACATGTGCGAGCTCGGGTTCCTCGAGCCCGTGCAGCGAGTGCTGCGCGACACGGTGCGCGGCGGGCAGCGGCTGCTGTTCTCGGCCACCCTCGACAGCGGCGTCTCGGATCTCGTGTCGGAGTTCCTGCGCGATCCCGCCGTGCACGAGGTCGGGGGCGAAGCGGTGAGCGAGGCCGAGCACCGCGTGCTCATCGTGCTGCGGGAGCACAAGGACCGCGTGCTCGTCGAACTCGCGTCGCGCCCCGGGCGGATCATGGTGTTCTGCCGCACGCGCGCCTACGCCGAGCGCCTCGCCGAGATGCTCGACGAGGCCGGGCTGCGCGTCACCGCGCTGCACGGCAACCTCAGCCAGGCCAGGCGCGAGCGCAACCTCGAGCGCTTCGCCTCGGGCAAGGCGTCGGTGCTCGTGGCGACCGACGTGGCTGCGCGAGGCCTCCACGTCGACGACGTCGACCTCGTGGTGCAGGCGGACCCGCCCGACGACTACAAGACCTACCTGCACCGCGCGGGCCGTACGGCGCGGGCAGGCCGCGACGGGCTCGTGCTCACGGTGATCCCGCGCACCAGGCAGAAGCGCACGCGCGAACTGCTCGGGCAGGCCGAGATCGTGCCCGCCTCCTTCGGCGACCACGAGCCCGGCGACGATCCGACGACCCCGTAG
- a CDS encoding acyl-CoA dehydrogenase family protein, producing MSVTITPQSTSARIDIERVGDALLGRWKKERLESRRLAEDPRLHTIPGQPMAEHRERVLEQLGILVEEGAIQRAYPTDLGGSDNHGGNIAAFQELVLADPSLQIKSGVQWGLFGAAILHLGTRKHHERWLPDVMSLKLPGAFAMTEIGHGSDVASIGTTATYDPETEEFEIHTPFTGAWKEFLGNAALHGQAAVVFAQLITRGVNHGVHAFFVPIRTPDGEMLPGVGSEDDGVKGGLNGIDNGRLHFDHVRIPRENLLNRYGDVAADGTYSSAIESPGRRFFTMIGTLVQGRVSLDGSSVRAMQAALAIAIRYGSERRQFPGASGRETVLLDYGLHQRRLLPRLAQSYAMAFADERLLTVFDEVFSGARDTPENREDLETLAAALKPLSTWAALDTLQEVREACGGAGFMAKNRVTGLRADLDIYVTFEGDNNVLLQLVGKRLLTDYAEQFKGADRAALIKAAASQLGGRVSRFGLRQVGQSIFDLGQMARSVESLRSPEAQRELLADRVQTMISEIAMALREATKNTPKDDKRARAIAAEDAFNAQQHKLIAAARAHAELLQWEAFTEAVEQIDDEGSRQVLTWLRDLFGFGLIESNASWYLVNGRISGQRAEAVTAYIDRLIGRLRPHALDLVEAFGLSPELLRAEIATGIEGERQEEAHAYVEAQRAAGTWPMHEKDLYRAKKKAD from the coding sequence ATGAGCGTCACCATCACGCCGCAGTCCACCAGCGCCCGCATCGACATCGAGCGGGTCGGCGACGCCCTGCTCGGCCGCTGGAAGAAGGAGCGGCTCGAGTCGCGCCGGCTCGCCGAAGACCCCCGCCTGCACACGATCCCCGGCCAGCCCATGGCCGAGCACCGCGAGCGCGTGCTCGAACAGCTCGGCATCCTGGTCGAGGAGGGCGCGATCCAGCGCGCCTACCCGACCGATCTCGGCGGCAGCGACAACCACGGCGGCAACATCGCGGCGTTCCAAGAGCTGGTGCTCGCCGACCCGTCGCTGCAGATCAAGAGCGGCGTGCAGTGGGGGCTCTTCGGCGCGGCGATCCTGCACCTCGGCACGCGCAAGCACCACGAGCGGTGGTTGCCCGACGTGATGAGCCTCAAACTGCCCGGCGCGTTCGCCATGACCGAGATCGGGCACGGCTCCGACGTCGCCTCGATCGGCACCACGGCCACCTACGATCCCGAGACCGAGGAGTTCGAGATCCACACGCCCTTCACGGGCGCGTGGAAGGAGTTCCTCGGCAACGCGGCGCTGCACGGGCAGGCCGCGGTCGTCTTCGCGCAGCTCATCACGCGCGGCGTCAATCACGGCGTGCACGCCTTCTTCGTGCCGATCCGCACGCCCGACGGCGAGATGCTGCCCGGCGTGGGCAGCGAAGACGACGGGGTGAAGGGCGGCCTCAACGGCATCGACAACGGGCGCCTGCATTTCGACCACGTGCGCATCCCCCGTGAGAACCTGCTCAACCGCTACGGCGACGTCGCCGCCGACGGCACCTACTCCTCGGCGATCGAGAGCCCCGGCCGCCGCTTCTTCACCATGATCGGCACGCTCGTGCAGGGTCGCGTTTCCCTCGACGGGTCCTCGGTGCGGGCGATGCAGGCCGCGCTCGCGATCGCCATCCGCTACGGCAGCGAGCGGCGCCAGTTCCCCGGGGCCTCCGGCCGCGAGACCGTGCTGCTCGACTACGGCCTGCACCAGCGGAGGCTCCTGCCGCGGCTGGCCCAGAGCTACGCCATGGCTTTCGCCGACGAACGGCTGCTCACCGTCTTCGACGAGGTGTTCTCGGGTGCACGAGACACCCCCGAGAACCGCGAGGACCTCGAGACCCTGGCCGCGGCGCTGAAGCCCCTCTCCACCTGGGCCGCGCTCGACACGCTGCAGGAGGTGCGCGAGGCCTGCGGCGGCGCCGGCTTCATGGCCAAGAATCGCGTGACCGGGCTGCGCGCCGACCTCGACATCTACGTGACCTTCGAGGGTGACAACAACGTGCTGCTGCAGCTCGTCGGCAAGCGCCTGCTCACCGACTACGCCGAGCAGTTCAAGGGCGCCGACCGGGCCGCTCTCATCAAGGCGGCCGCGAGCCAGCTGGGCGGGCGGGTCAGCCGCTTCGGCCTGCGCCAGGTGGGGCAGAGCATCTTCGACCTCGGCCAGATGGCGCGATCGGTCGAGAGCCTGCGCAGCCCCGAGGCGCAGCGGGAGCTGCTCGCCGACCGCGTGCAGACCATGATCTCCGAGATCGCGATGGCGCTGCGCGAGGCCACCAAGAACACGCCGAAGGACGACAAGCGCGCCCGTGCCATCGCCGCCGAAGACGCCTTCAACGCGCAGCAGCACAAGCTCATCGCGGCCGCCCGCGCCCACGCCGAGCTGCTGCAGTGGGAGGCCTTCACCGAGGCGGTCGAGCAGATCGACGACGAGGGCTCCCGTCAGGTGCTGACCTGGCTGCGCGATCTCTTCGGCTTCGGACTCATCGAGAGCAACGCCTCCTGGTACCTCGTGAACGGCCGCATCTCGGGCCAGCGCGCCGAAGCCGTCACCGCCTACATCGACCGCCTCATCGGTCGGCTGCGCCCGCACGCCCTCGACCTCGTCGAGGCCTTCGGTCTCAGCCCCGAGCTGCTGCGCGCCGAGATCGCCACGGGCATCGAGGGCGAGCGCCAGGAGGAGGCCCACGCCTACGTCGAAGCGCAGCGCGCGGCTGGCACCTGGCCGATGCATGAGAAGGATCTCTACCGCGCGAAGAAGAAGGCCGACTAG
- a CDS encoding MGMT family protein has translation MPSAEFVEAVLDVVERIPAGRVMTYGDVGIAIGSEAPRAVGRVMALYGHAVPWWRVVPASGLPPQGHARLAHPHYVEEGTPLRHVESPERYRIALSTARLPYTHEIYAKIAL, from the coding sequence ATGCCCAGTGCGGAGTTCGTCGAAGCCGTGCTCGACGTGGTCGAGCGCATCCCCGCCGGCCGCGTGATGACCTACGGCGATGTGGGGATCGCGATCGGCTCGGAAGCGCCGCGCGCCGTCGGTCGTGTGATGGCCCTGTACGGGCACGCGGTGCCGTGGTGGCGGGTGGTGCCCGCCAGCGGGCTGCCGCCCCAGGGGCACGCCCGGCTCGCCCACCCGCACTACGTCGAGGAGGGCACACCGCTCAGGCACGTCGAGTCTCCGGAGCGCTACCGCATCGCGCTCTCCACGGCACGGCTCCCGTACACGCACGAGATCTACGCGAAAATAGCGCTGTGA
- the ypfJ gene encoding KPN_02809 family neutral zinc metallopeptidase, translating into MTFNDNARIDTGRVSKRSGARRGGLIAGGGVGVALLLALGSQLFGVNLLPFAPVVDQLISGSSLSGERSEALPGCETGADANEDAECRMAATADSLDRFWTGEVDGYRAPAEVVLYDGQTQSACGAASSATGPFYCPSDESIYLDVAFFDTLSSDYGASDGSLAQMYVLAHEWGHHISNLIGTLQQTGRESGPASGSVRLELQADCFAGAWGKNASTVTDDAGVPFLQPVTQQQIADAMSAAAAVGDDHIMESAGAPVNPERFTHGTSEQRQRWFQEGYRSGPGACGTFDVPASEL; encoded by the coding sequence ATGACCTTCAACGACAACGCTCGCATCGATACCGGACGAGTGTCGAAGCGCAGCGGCGCGCGGCGAGGCGGCCTGATCGCGGGCGGCGGTGTGGGGGTCGCGCTGCTGCTCGCGCTCGGTTCGCAGCTGTTCGGCGTGAACCTGCTGCCGTTCGCGCCCGTGGTCGACCAGCTGATCAGCGGCAGCTCCCTCTCGGGCGAGCGCTCCGAGGCGCTGCCCGGCTGCGAGACCGGCGCCGACGCGAACGAAGACGCCGAGTGTCGCATGGCGGCCACGGCCGACTCCCTCGATCGCTTCTGGACGGGCGAGGTCGACGGCTATCGTGCACCCGCGGAAGTGGTGCTCTACGACGGCCAGACCCAGTCGGCGTGCGGCGCCGCTTCGTCTGCGACGGGCCCGTTCTACTGCCCTTCCGACGAGTCGATCTATCTCGACGTCGCCTTCTTCGACACGCTGAGCAGCGACTACGGCGCGTCGGACGGGTCGCTCGCCCAGATGTACGTGCTCGCCCACGAGTGGGGCCACCACATCTCGAACCTCATCGGCACGCTGCAGCAGACGGGCCGCGAATCCGGGCCCGCGTCGGGGTCGGTGCGCCTCGAGCTGCAGGCCGATTGCTTCGCGGGCGCCTGGGGGAAGAATGCGTCCACCGTCACCGACGACGCGGGTGTGCCCTTCCTGCAGCCCGTCACGCAGCAGCAGATCGCCGATGCCATGAGCGCTGCGGCCGCCGTGGGCGACGACCACATCATGGAGTCGGCCGGCGCCCCGGTGAACCCCGAGCGGTTCACGCACGGCACATCCGAGCAGCGCCAGCGCTGGTTCCAGGAGGGCTACCGCAGCGGCCCCGGCGCGTGCGGTACCTTCGACGTGCCCGCTTCGGAGCTGTAG
- a CDS encoding LysR substrate-binding domain-containing protein, translating to MNDAELPSAPADDTGALRLGFTRGTAPSKWAKRWERAGGDPLELVPVETAFGRKAEAQGVDVMLERTRAGERPEGSSEPDRSRHAMLLYTEAVALVVPADHELAESSEISVGDLELVPLLDHPDHFPQWPAARSWEDPSWMPTGVKAALELVATGAGAILLPLPLARHLSDKRAHAVLPVTGEPELAGSGIWASWDVDRDAADVQQLVGIMRGRTARSSRPAAAAADGWTGANGRKPAKQARPKPAAKKAGPKPGSRGAQLAAAKEKAERAKALRRAEKKRKRR from the coding sequence GTGAACGACGCCGAACTTCCCTCAGCCCCCGCCGACGACACGGGCGCGCTGCGCCTGGGCTTCACTCGGGGCACCGCTCCCAGCAAGTGGGCGAAGCGCTGGGAGCGGGCCGGCGGCGACCCCCTCGAACTGGTGCCCGTCGAGACGGCCTTCGGTCGGAAGGCCGAGGCGCAAGGGGTCGACGTGATGCTCGAGCGCACGCGCGCGGGCGAGCGCCCGGAGGGCTCGTCGGAGCCCGACCGCAGCCGCCACGCGATGCTGCTCTACACGGAGGCCGTGGCGCTCGTGGTGCCCGCCGACCACGAGCTCGCCGAAAGCTCCGAGATCTCGGTGGGCGACCTCGAGCTGGTGCCGCTGCTCGACCACCCAGATCACTTCCCCCAGTGGCCCGCCGCGCGGTCGTGGGAGGACCCTTCCTGGATGCCGACCGGTGTGAAGGCCGCCCTCGAACTCGTCGCGACCGGCGCCGGCGCGATCCTGCTCCCCCTTCCCCTCGCCCGGCACCTGAGCGACAAGCGCGCCCATGCCGTGCTGCCGGTGACCGGAGAGCCCGAGCTCGCGGGCAGCGGGATCTGGGCGAGCTGGGACGTGGATCGCGACGCTGCCGATGTGCAGCAGCTCGTGGGCATCATGCGCGGCCGCACGGCCCGCAGCTCCCGGCCCGCGGCCGCAGCTGCCGATGGCTGGACGGGCGCCAACGGCAGGAAGCCCGCGAAGCAGGCGCGCCCGAAACCGGCGGCGAAGAAGGCGGGCCCCAAACCGGGCTCGCGCGGCGCGCAGCTCGCGGCGGCGAAGGAGAAGGCCGAGCGCGCGAAGGCGCTGCGCCGAGCGGAGAAGAAGCGCAAGCGCCGCTGA